GGTCAGCGGCTTGCCCGTGGCCCCCTTGCGCAGCACGCCGTGGCAGCCGGCGCAGCGCTGAAAGTAGATCTCCTTGGCCTTTTCGAACTCGGCTTCGGTCAGATCCGGCGCGCCCGGCGTTTTCACCACCTTCGCCGAATCCGCGTCTACCGCCGACTCGCCCCCTTTATACGCCGCCTCAGACTCGTCAATGTCCTTGTGCTGGGCGTTGGCGGCTCCCATTCCCAGCGCCAGTGCGGCAATGGCCACGGCCAGCGGCGTCCGGTATCCCTTTTTGATCGTCATCGTTTTACCTCTGTGTCATGAGACTGACTGCGTCAGCAAACTGCGCGGTTTTCGTCAGGTTCCGATGCTTGTTGTTTTCTGGGTTCAGTGTGGCGCACAAAGGTGCCTTTCTCATGCCTGTTCGCGCGGTTTTCGCGCTTATCCGCCGTCTTTTTGACGTGCGTCAACAACTCGGCGCGCATCGCCGAGGAAACGTTGCAGGGCCGATCAGGCTGTGAAGTTCGTGAGGCGCGAAACGCTATGCAACGGGGCGCAATAAAGACCTTGTCTGTGAAAACCGGGGGCAGCGGCGCTTTCTTGACGTGCATCAAGGCAGGGCCGGCGTTAGCCGGCAAGACTATAAAGAAGCATTGGGGATAGGCGTTCAATGCCGCTCGGAACCCACTGGCATTCAGGAGACACCATGGCTGTTCGTCACTGCGCGCAAAAGGCGCGTTACGCCGCGGGCGCAGGGCTCGCCGCCTGCCTGCTGGCAGCAGTTCTCGCGGGCAGCGCGGCCGCCGACGACGGGCTTTCCGCCGCGCGCCAGGACGAGCTCGACACCCTGCTCTATCAGGACTGCGGCTCCTGTCACGGCATGACCCTGCGCGGCGGTCTGGGGCCGGCCCTGGCGCCTGCGCGCATGCAGGCCTACGGCGAAGAGGCGCTGGCCGCGCTGATTCTCGAAGGCGTCCCCGGCACCGCCATGCCCGCCTGGAAGTCGCTGCTCACCGAGCAGGAGGCACGCTGGCTGGCCGATCAGCTGATCCATCACAACCCCTTGTCTACCCGCGCGCCACAGGAGTAAGCCATGACGCTCAAGCTTGACCGTATTTTCTACCCCCGGCCCCGGCGTCTCCAGGCGGTGGTCGCCGCCTCGTCCCTTGCCCTGCTGGCCGCCCAGCCCCCGGCGACGGCTGCCGCCGACGAGCTGCGCGGCACCGGGGATCTGGGGGTGGTCATCGAGCGCGCCTCCGGCCGGGTGGCCGTGGTGGACACCAGCGCCCGGGAAGTGCTCGAGCGGATCGAGGGCCTGGGCGATCTCTCCCACGCCTCGGTGAAGTTCGCCCGGGACGGACGCTTTGCGTTCATTTTCGGTCGCGACGGCGGGCTCAGCCGAGTGGACCTGCTGAGCGGCGAGATTACCCACCGCATCATTCAATCGGGCAACAGCATCGGCGGGGCGATTTCCCAGGACGGCTCGCTGGTCGCCGTGGCCAACTATGAACCCGGCGGCGTGCGGGTGTTCGACAGCCAAACCCTGGAACCGGTGGCCGAATTTCCCGCCCTGTACGAAGACAAGAACGGCGAGGAGCAGCGCTCCCGGGTGGTGGGGCTGGTGGACGCGCCGGGCAATCGCTTTGTCTACAGCCTGTTTGACGCCGGCGAAATCCGCGTGGCGGACATGAACCGGGAGCCCGGCGCCGCGCCGCCAGAGAACGGCAAGGCGGCGTTTGACGTCACCCGCTTTACCGACATCGGCAAAAAGCCCTACGACGCGCTGATCGGCCCGGACGGGCGCTACTATATCGCCGGGCTGTTCGGCGAGGACGGGCTGGCCATGCTGGATTTATGGCACCCCGAAGACGGCGTGAAGCGGATTCTGCCGGACTACGGGCGCGGGGAAGCGCGGCTGCCGGTGTACAAGATGCCGCATCTGGAAGGCTGGACCATGGCCGGCCGCCAGGCGTTCTTCCCCGCCGTGGGCCGCCACGAGGTGCTGGTCGCCGACACCGCCGACTGGTCGCTTGCCGATCGCATTGCCGTCCACGGCCAGCCCATCTTTGTCATGAGCCGGCCGGACAAGCGCCAGCTGTGGGTCAACTTTGCCCACCCGGACAACGACGTGGTGCAGGTGATCGACACCGAAAAACGCGAGGTGGTCGCCACGCTGTCCCCGGGCGAGGCGGTGCTGCACATGGAGTTTTCGCCCAAGGGCGAGCAGGTTTGGGTATCGGCCAGGGACAGCAACCGGGTGACGGTCTACGACACCCGCACCCTCGAGGAAATCGCCCGGCTGGAAAGCGAATCGCCCAGCGGGATATTTTTCACCCACCGGGCGCATCGTATCGGGCTTTAGGTGGGATCAGTCGCGCGGGCGGCGGTCGCCTTCGAGAAAGTTGGCGGTAAAGACGGCCTTGCCGTAGGTTTCAAACGACCATTTCATCACCGCGGAAAGCGCGTCCATTACCGCGTCGAACTCGCCAAACACCTGGGTGCCCAGGCGGTCGGGATAAACTTCGAGACCGCTGGCTTCCAGGCGCTGGACCACTTCTCTCACCGGCTGCTTGTAATCGTCTTTCAGCGGATAGTAGCTAAGCTTCACGGATAGATACATGATACCTCCATGAGGATCAGAGGGTGACCTGTGGGACACCCCACGCTAACACAGAAGACGCGCCGGCGGGCCACCGCCTCAAGACAGCGACCGCCTCAAAACAGCGAAAGCTGCGCCTCGGGCGCCGGATCAACCAGCCGGTAGCCCACGCCCAAAAGCCGCACCGGGCGGCGGCCACGCTGCCAGCCGGCGTCGAGCAGCGCGGCAAAGGGCGCGTCCTCCATGACCGCGCCGGCGTGCTCCACGGTGGTCTGGGTAAAGTCGTTGAACTTGATCTTGACCATGGCCCCGCGCACCCCGGGCGGCGGGTCCAGCCGCCGGTAGCGGCGCTGCAGATCCTCGATCAGCGTCGGCAGCTCGCCGTGGCAGGCCGCAAGCGTGGGCAAATCCCGGGGATAGGTCTGCTCGGTGCTCACCGACTTGCGCTCCCGGCGGGTTTTCACCGGGCGCTCGTCGATGCCCCAGCTCAGCTCGTAAAGCCGCTTGCCGAAGCTGCCGAAATGTTCGGCAAGCTCGGGAAGAGTGCGCTTGCGCACATCCGTGCAGGTGTCAATGCCCAGCGCCCTGAGCTTTTCGCCGGTACGCGGCCCCACGCCGTGGATCTTGTTCACCGGCAGCGCGCGGACAAACTCATCGATGGCGTCGGGGGGCACCACGCAGAGCCCGTCGGGCTTGTGCCAGTCGCTGGCAATCTTGGCCAGAA
This DNA window, taken from Halomonas piscis, encodes the following:
- a CDS encoding cytochrome D1 domain-containing protein: MTLKLDRIFYPRPRRLQAVVAASSLALLAAQPPATAAADELRGTGDLGVVIERASGRVAVVDTSAREVLERIEGLGDLSHASVKFARDGRFAFIFGRDGGLSRVDLLSGEITHRIIQSGNSIGGAISQDGSLVAVANYEPGGVRVFDSQTLEPVAEFPALYEDKNGEEQRSRVVGLVDAPGNRFVYSLFDAGEIRVADMNREPGAAPPENGKAAFDVTRFTDIGKKPYDALIGPDGRYYIAGLFGEDGLAMLDLWHPEDGVKRILPDYGRGEARLPVYKMPHLEGWTMAGRQAFFPAVGRHEVLVADTADWSLADRIAVHGQPIFVMSRPDKRQLWVNFAHPDNDVVQVIDTEKREVVATLSPGEAVLHMEFSPKGEQVWVSARDSNRVTVYDTRTLEEIARLESESPSGIFFTHRAHRIGL
- a CDS encoding YkoF family thiamine/hydroxymethylpyrimidine-binding protein codes for the protein MYLSVKLSYYPLKDDYKQPVREVVQRLEASGLEVYPDRLGTQVFGEFDAVMDALSAVMKWSFETYGKAVFTANFLEGDRRPRD
- the dinB gene encoding DNA polymerase IV, translating into MRKIIHCDCDCFYAAVEMRDNPALADIPIAIGGSVERRGVVSTCNYPAREYGIHSAMPTAQAFKRCPHLTLIRGDMPKYRAVAQEVFAIYRDVTERIEPLSLDEAYLDVTGVSAHQGSATRMAQAIRARVAREVGITVSAGVAPNKFLAKIASDWHKPDGLCVVPPDAIDEFVRALPVNKIHGVGPRTGEKLRALGIDTCTDVRKRTLPELAEHFGSFGKRLYELSWGIDERPVKTRRERKSVSTEQTYPRDLPTLAACHGELPTLIEDLQRRYRRLDPPPGVRGAMVKIKFNDFTQTTVEHAGAVMEDAPFAALLDAGWQRGRRPVRLLGVGYRLVDPAPEAQLSLF
- a CDS encoding c-type cytochrome, whose protein sequence is MAVRHCAQKARYAAGAGLAACLLAAVLAGSAAADDGLSAARQDELDTLLYQDCGSCHGMTLRGGLGPALAPARMQAYGEEALAALILEGVPGTAMPAWKSLLTEQEARWLADQLIHHNPLSTRAPQE